The window ATTAAGAAATTTTAGCGTTATCCACTAAGAATTCAACTGTTTTTGCAAAACGTAGATCGTTTGCAAGAACGTCAGTACCACCAAGTGCACGTTTAATATCTTCAATCTTCATGTTGAATTGTGCGCTCATTTTGTCTAGCTCTGCATTTATATCTTCTTCAGAAGCTTCAATATTTTCTTGCTTAGCAATTGCTTCAAGAGTTAAAGAAACTTTTACTCGGTTATTAGCATCTTCTGTCATTTGAGTACGTAATGCTTCTTCATCTTGACCTGAGAATTGATAATAAAGATCTAAGTTCATACCTTGTTGCTCTAAACGTTGACCAAATTCTTGTAACATGCGGTCAGTTTCAGAAGCGATCATTGCTTGAGGAATATCAATTGTTGCATTTTGAGCTGCTGCTTCAACTAATGTATCACGAAGCGTTTGAGCAGCTAATTGTTTTTTCTCTTCAGCAGTTACTTCTTTAAGTTTAGCACGTAGAGCATCGATACCTTCTACTTCAGCATCTACTTCTTTAGCAAAGTCATCATTAAGTTCAGGTAGTTCTTTACCTTTTACTTCTTTAATAGTTACTTTGAAAGTTGCAGCTTTACCAGCTAATTCAGCAGCATGGTACTCTTCTGGGAATGTTACTTCAACATCTTTCGCATCTCCAGTTTTTGAACCAACTAATTGCTCTTCGAAGCCAGGGATGAATGAATTAGAACCGATTTCTAATGGATAATCTGTTCCAGCTCCACCTTCAAATGCAACTTCATCAACGAATCCTTCGAAGTCGATTACAGCAGTATCACCTTCAACGATTGCATCTTCTTTTACAACTAATTCAGCTAAACGATTTTGTTGGCTTTGTAGTTGCTCATCGATTTCTTCGTCAGTTACAGTTTCTTCTAATTTTGTTGCTTCAAGACCTTTATAGTCTCCTAAAGTTACTTCTGGTTTTACAACAACTTTAGCAGTGAAAACTAAAGGTTGCCCTTTTTCCATCGTTACGATATCGATTTCTGGTTGGTCGACTGGATCAATTCCAGCGTCTTCAACAGCATGCCCATAAGCATGTGGAAGAATGATATCTAATGCATCTTGGAATAATGACTCTACACCATACATTTTTTCGAACATTGGACGAGGCATTTTCCCTTTACGGAAACCTGGTACGTTAATTTGTTTAACTACTTTTTTAAACGCTTGATCTAACCCTTTTGCTACTTCTTCTGCAGTAACTTCTACTGTTAATAAACCATTATTGCCTTCTTGTTTTTCCCATTTTACAGACAAATCCATTGACATATATTCTACCTCCAAATAATAATTTACAATAATTTAGCAGCCTGTATACACTCTTACAGAACAGTTTTTCACTAATTATATTGACAACTTGTATATTATAGCATAGATGAATAGAGTTTCAACATTATTCATAACTCAAAAATTCTAGTGATTCTTCCAATGCGATGAGCAACTCAAAGAACTCATCTGACCGCAATTCTCGATTACCAAATAACACATCCACATATTCAATATATCTGTTAGCTACTATTTCATTAGTATATCCTACCCAATCAAATGGAAACAAGGCATAAGCATGTCGA is drawn from Psychrobacillus sp. INOP01 and contains these coding sequences:
- the tig gene encoding trigger factor, with protein sequence MSVKWEKQEGNNGLLTVEVTAEEVAKGLDQAFKKVVKQINVPGFRKGKMPRPMFEKMYGVESLFQDALDIILPHAYGHAVEDAGIDPVDQPEIDIVTMEKGQPLVFTAKVVVKPEVTLGDYKGLEATKLEETVTDEEIDEQLQSQQNRLAELVVKEDAIVEGDTAVIDFEGFVDEVAFEGGAGTDYPLEIGSNSFIPGFEEQLVGSKTGDAKDVEVTFPEEYHAAELAGKAATFKVTIKEVKGKELPELNDDFAKEVDAEVEGIDALRAKLKEVTAEEKKQLAAQTLRDTLVEAAAQNATIDIPQAMIASETDRMLQEFGQRLEQQGMNLDLYYQFSGQDEEALRTQMTEDANNRVKVSLTLEAIAKQENIEASEEDINAELDKMSAQFNMKIEDIKRALGGTDVLANDLRFAKTVEFLVDNAKIS